Proteins encoded in a region of the Pseudanabaenaceae cyanobacterium SKYG29 genome:
- a CDS encoding metalloregulator ArsR/SmtB family transcription factor, with protein sequence MGVEKAQRMAEFFSLLGDANRLRILSVLSQQELCVHDIASVLGMTESAVSHQLRVLRNLRLVSYRKEKRKVYYQLQDHHVLDLYNAVADHIDEEQE encoded by the coding sequence TTGGGGGTAGAGAAGGCGCAGCGGATGGCGGAATTTTTTAGCTTACTGGGGGATGCCAATCGGTTGCGGATTTTGTCGGTGTTGTCGCAGCAGGAGCTGTGTGTACACGATATTGCCAGCGTGCTGGGCATGACAGAATCGGCGGTTTCTCATCAGTTACGGGTGTTGCGCAATTTACGGTTAGTTAGTTATCGCAAAGAAAAGCGCAAAGTTTATTATCAGTTACAAGACCATCATGTTTTAGATTTATACAATGCTGTAGCAGACCATATTGACGAAGAACAGGAGTGA
- a CDS encoding DUF429 domain-containing protein, which translates to MIARFLGIDLGWRSQPSGVCCLEWQGDSLYLLNLDRLAEIAAILHWVDCWTITTTLIAVDAPTIINNPTGMRLPDRLTHRYFRQYHAGCYPANLGRPFAHRTVSFGRALEARGFAHAPQIEPQSSGKYQIEVFPHPAIVHLFGLDRILKYKKGKLNERKQELSKLKYYIETILCHREPQLKLTRSLPAIPDKGTDLKILEDQLDSLICAYVGAHWWYWGSAKNLTLGNRETGYIIVPQLIP; encoded by the coding sequence GTGATTGCTCGTTTCTTAGGTATAGATTTGGGTTGGCGGTCCCAACCAAGTGGAGTCTGTTGTTTGGAATGGCAAGGGGATAGTTTATACCTACTCAATCTCGATCGCTTAGCAGAAATAGCAGCGATTTTGCATTGGGTAGACTGCTGGACAATTACCACAACTTTAATTGCTGTCGATGCGCCGACAATTATCAACAATCCGACGGGGATGCGACTACCCGATCGCCTTACCCATCGATACTTCCGCCAGTATCATGCAGGTTGTTATCCTGCCAATTTGGGCAGACCCTTTGCCCATCGTACAGTCAGTTTTGGCAGGGCATTAGAAGCGCGGGGATTTGCCCATGCCCCGCAAATTGAGCCCCAGTCTAGTGGCAAATATCAGATTGAAGTATTTCCCCATCCTGCCATCGTGCATTTGTTTGGTCTCGATCGGATTTTGAAGTATAAAAAGGGCAAGCTAAATGAGAGAAAGCAGGAACTAAGCAAGTTAAAATACTACATTGAGACTATTCTCTGTCACAGAGAGCCACAGTTAAAACTTACCCGATCGTTACCAGCTATCCCTGATAAGGGAACAGACCTAAAAATCCTGGAAGACCAACTGGATAGTTTAATTTGCGCCTATGTCGGTGCCCACTGGTGGTATTGGGGCAGTGCGAAGAACTTGACTCTAGGTAACCGAGAAACAGGATACATAATCGTTCCCCAGCTGATACCATAG